The DNA window GGGCGCGCTTCGTGCGCGACGTGTCCGCATCGTTCGGCCCGCATACCGACGCGCAGTGGGACAAGATGGCGCGCGATGTGCTGCGCCAGGATGCCGATGGCAGCTGGGTGCGGCACTACGACCTGGCGCTGGCGCAGCCGTTCCGCGCCGTCACGCCCGAATCGGTGGCCGCCGACGAGCACGTGCTATGGGCCGCGTATGACGCGATCCGCTGTCCCACGCTGCTGGTGCGCGGCGCCGGGTCGGACCTGCTGTCGCATGCGACGGCGCAGATGATGACCGAGCGGGGGCCGCGTGCCCGGCTGGTCGAGTTCGCCGGCGTGGGCCATGCGCCCACGTTCGTGCAGGCCGACCAGATCGCGGTGGCGCGCGAGTTCCTGCTGGACCTGTAGTGTTAACCCGTAAGTTTTTTAGTTGAACCTGTAGAAAAGAGAAGAAATGGAAATCAAACGACTGTATGTAGGCAAGCGCATGTCCGAAGTGGCGATCCACAACAACACCGTGTACCTGGCTGGCCAGGTTGCCGCCAGCGAACCGGACGCCGACATCAAGGGCCAGACCCGCGAAGTGCTGGCGGCGATCGACAAGCTGCTGGCCGAAGCAGGCAGCGACAAGAGCTGCATCCTGTCCACCCAGATCTTCATCAAGAACCTCGCGGACTTCGCGGACATGAACGAAGTGTGGGAAGAATGGGTCGCGCAAGGCCATACGCCGCCGCGTGCCACCGTCGAGGCGAACCTGGCCAACCCGGCCTGGCTGATCGAAATCGTCGTCGTCGCCGCCCAGCGCTGATCGGCACGGGTAGCAAGCGGGAAGCCGGCCCGGCTTCCCGTTTTTCAGGCAGCACTTTCCGCAGCAAGCAGTAAAGGTTTTTTGTCATGGTCTCCATTGCGGCGCTGAACAGCGCAACGTCCGAACAGCTGGTGCTTGGCTTGTCCAGCGACGATGGCGCGCGGGTGCTTGCCGCCCTCGATTTCGCCAGCGCGGCCTATACCGGCAAGCGCTGCACGAGCGGCCAGCCGGCCTTCGATTTCGCCGTCGGCGCGGCTTCCACGCTGGCGCTGCTCAATACCGACGCGGCCACGCGGATTGCCGCGCTGCTGTTCGAGCTTTGCCTGCTCGACCCCGCGCAGGGCATCGGCATCGAACCCAGGTTCGGCAAGGAAGTGGCCGACCTGGTCACCGGCGTGCACCAGCTGATCCGCCTGCGCGAGCTCACGCAGGGCTCGCCTTCCGCCGCGCGCGGCAAGAACGCGGCCCAGCAGGCAGTGGCGCAGATGGAAACGCTGCGCAAGATGCTGCTGGCGATGGCCAGCGACATGCGCGTGGTACTGGTGCGGCTGGCGTCGTGCTGCAGCACGCTGCGCTGGTTCGCCGACCAGAAGATCTTCAATGAAATGACGCGCGCCTATGGCCGCGAAACGCTGGACCTGTATGCGCCGCTGGCG is part of the Pseudoduganella lutea genome and encodes:
- a CDS encoding RidA family protein, coding for MEIKRLYVGKRMSEVAIHNNTVYLAGQVAASEPDADIKGQTREVLAAIDKLLAEAGSDKSCILSTQIFIKNLADFADMNEVWEEWVAQGHTPPRATVEANLANPAWLIEIVVVAAQR